DNA from Methylobacterium currus:
GAATCAGTCGTCCCCCGACCCTAGAGCGTGGCTGTTGGCCCGCGAAGCGGGGGATGACGGTCCCAAATGAGATGCCGGGCTTGTGTTGCGTCCGGGCCATGGCCCTGCCACGGTACGGACAGGGAGGGGCCGCCGCAGGACGGCCCGACGGGAACGCTGGGAACGGGCACGATGTCGACGCTGTATCTCTGCCATCCGGCCTCCCTCGACCACGACACGCCGCCGGGACATCCGGAGCGGGCCGACCGCATCCGGGTGATCGAGCGGGCGTTGGAGGACGAGCGCTTCGCCGCCCTGGTCCGCGAGCAGGCGCCGCTCGCCGACCTCGCGGTGGCGGGCCTCGCGCATCCGGAGAACTACGTCGCGGCGATCGCCGCGGCGGCGCCGGACGAGGGCCTGGTGGCGCTCGATTCCGACACGGTGATGTCGCGGGGCTCCCTGGAGGCGGCGCGCCGGGCGCTCGGGGCCGCGGTGCGGGCGGTCGACGAGGTGATGGAGGGCCGTGTTGCCAACGCCTTCGCGGCGATGCGCCCGCCTGGCCACCACGCCGAGCGCGAGCGCGCCATGGGCTTCTGCCTGTTCAACACCGCGGCGGTGGCGGCACGCCATGCGCGCAAGCACCACGGCGCCGCCCGGGTGGCGCTCGTCGACTGGGACGTCCATCACGGCAACGGCTCGCAGGACATCTTTTGGGACGATCGCAACGTCCTCTACGCCTCGACCCACGAGATGCCGCTCTATCCGGGCACCGGCGCGGCGTCCGAGCGCGGCGAGCACGACACGATCGTCAACGTGCCGCTGCATGCGGGCGACGACGGCGACACGTTCCGGGAGGCCTTCGCCCATGGCGTGCTGCCGCGCCTCGACGCGTTCCGGCCCGACCTGATCGTGATCTCGGCCGGGTTCGACGCGCATTGGCGCGACCCGCTCGCCAACCTGAAGCTCACCGAGGCCGACTTCGCCTGGGCGACCCGGGAGCTGATGGAGATCGCCGACCGCCGCTGCGGCGGCCGGGTGGTGTCGCTGCTGGAGGGCGGCTACGACCTCATCGGGCTGTCGAAGTCGGTCGCCGCCCATGTCGAGACGCTGATGGGGCACTGAAGCCCCCCTGACGATCCGGCCGATCGCCGGCACCGCCGTCGGAAGCGATGACGGCGCCGGGGGGCGTTGTCGCGAGGGGCGCGGCAGCGCCCCTACCCCTCCGGCGGCTCGTCGGCGACGATCTCGATGCCGAAGCCCGAGAGGCCGACATAGGAGCGCGCGGCGCTCGAGATGTTGCGGATCGAGACCACGCCGAGGTCGCGCAGGATCTGGGCGCCTAGTCCCACCTCGCGCCACTGGCGCACCCGGGCCGCCTCGGCCCCGTCCTCGCCGGCGCCGTCGGGCAGCTGCGACAGCGGCACGCCGGCGGTGCCGTCGCGCAGGTAGACCAGCACGCCGCGGCCTTCTTGCGCGAAGCGGCGCATCACCGCCTCGATCGTGCGGCCGCCCTCGATCACGTCCGCCACCACGTTCGAGCGGTGCAGCCGCACCAGCACGTCGCGGCCCTCGCCGATGCGGCCATGCACGAAGGCGAATTGCTGCATCGGCTCGAACGGCGTGGTGTAGGCGTAGCCGGTCAGCTCGCCCCACTCGGTCTTGACCGGGAAGGTGCCGACCCGCTCGACCAGCTTCTCGCGCGCCTGCCGGTACGAGATCAGCTCGGCGACCGAGATCTGCTTGAGGCCGTGCTGTTGCGCGAAGGCGGTGATCTGCGGCCCCTTCATCACGGTGCCGTCGTCGTTGGCAAGCTCGCAGATCACGCCGACCGGCGGGAGCTTCGTCAGGCGGCAGAGGTCGACCGCAGCCTCGGTATGGCCGGAGCGCATCAGCACGCCGCCGTCCCGGGCGATCAGCGGGAAGACGTGGCCCGGGCGCACGAAGTCGGTGGCGCCCATGTTGCCGTTGGCGAGGGCCCGCACGGTGTTGCAGCGCTGCTCGGCCGAGATGCCGGTGGTGAGCCCGTGCTTGACGTCGACCGTGACCGTGAAGGCGGTGCCGAGCGGCGCGTCGTTCGAGGCCACCATCGGCTCGAGGCGCAGGCGCTTGGCCTCCGCGGCGGTGATCGGCGCGCAGACGATGCCGCAGGTGTTGC
Protein-coding regions in this window:
- the ribB gene encoding 3,4-dihydroxy-2-butanone-4-phosphate synthase codes for the protein MKLGDWLKQQGVTRLDFARRCGLSPAAVTGLCNNPEPWLSRDTAAAVARETGGAVTPNDFLGLSLPGQEMPVTHASIIEALDAFARGEIVIVTDDDDRENEGDLVIAASLCTPEKMAFIIRNTCGIVCAPITAAEAKRLRLEPMVASNDAPLGTAFTVTVDVKHGLTTGISAEQRCNTVRALANGNMGATDFVRPGHVFPLIARDGGVLMRSGHTEAAVDLCRLTKLPPVGVICELANDDGTVMKGPQITAFAQQHGLKQISVAELISYRQAREKLVERVGTFPVKTEWGELTGYAYTTPFEPMQQFAFVHGRIGEGRDVLVRLHRSNVVADVIEGGRTIEAVMRRFAQEGRGVLVYLRDGTAGVPLSQLPDGAGEDGAEAARVRQWREVGLGAQILRDLGVVSIRNISSAARSYVGLSGFGIEIVADEPPEG
- a CDS encoding histone deacetylase family protein, encoding MSTLYLCHPASLDHDTPPGHPERADRIRVIERALEDERFAALVREQAPLADLAVAGLAHPENYVAAIAAAAPDEGLVALDSDTVMSRGSLEAARRALGAAVRAVDEVMEGRVANAFAAMRPPGHHAERERAMGFCLFNTAAVAARHARKHHGAARVALVDWDVHHGNGSQDIFWDDRNVLYASTHEMPLYPGTGAASERGEHDTIVNVPLHAGDDGDTFREAFAHGVLPRLDAFRPDLIVISAGFDAHWRDPLANLKLTEADFAWATRELMEIADRRCGGRVVSLLEGGYDLIGLSKSVAAHVETLMGH